A single genomic interval of Musa acuminata AAA Group cultivar baxijiao chromosome BXJ3-4, Cavendish_Baxijiao_AAA, whole genome shotgun sequence harbors:
- the LOC135636265 gene encoding fasciclin-like arabinogalactan protein 17 → MARASLGGATALLFLLVSVAVSSVKTESDASTATLATASSGGQINSNSVLVALLDSHYTELAELVEKALLLPSLEAAVGRHNLTIFAPRNEALERDLDPEFKRFLLEPGNLRSLQTLLLYHVVPARIPSEAWPQSRHPTLAGDHIHLSSSGEGSSGGGKTVGLAAVVQPDAVVRPDGVIHGIERLLVPRSVQEDFNRRRSLAAISAVLPTGAPEVDPRTHRLKKPAPPVPAGAPPVLPIYDAMAPGPSLAPAPAPGPGSGKHWFDGESQVKDFIQTLLLYGGYNEFADILVNLTSMATEMGRLVSEGYVLTVLAPNDDAMARLTTDQLSEPGAPETIMYYHLIPEYQTEESMYNAVRRFGKVRYDTLRVPHKVVAREADGSVKFGAGEGSAYLFDPDIYTDGRISVQGIDAVLFPPDEDAPPASPLSPAARKAELAQVKAKTKLKAKLRRGKLLEIGCSLLGVLGQSSHFATCQ, encoded by the exons ATGGCTCGTGCCTCCCTCGGCGGGGCTACCGCGCTCCTTTTCCTCCTTGTCTCGGTAGCGGTATCCTCGGTAAAGACGGAATCTGACGCCTCCACGGCCACATTGGCCACCGCATCATCGGGCGGGCAGATCAACTCCAACTCGGTGCTTGTCGCCCTACTCGACTCGCACTACACGGAGCTGGCGGAGCTGGTGGAGAAGGCGCTTCTGCTCCCCTCCCTGGAGGCCGCCGTCGGCCGCCACAACCTCACTATCTTCGCTCCTCGCAATGAGGCTCTCGAGCGAGACCTCGACCCCGAGTTCAAGCGCTTCCTCCTGGAGCCCGGCAACCTCCGCTCCCTGCAGACCCTGCTCCTCTACCACGTCGTCCCTGCCCGCATCCCCTCCGAGGCTTGGCCCCAGTCCCGCCACCCCACCCTCGCTGGTGATCATATCCACCTCTCCTCCTCCGGGGAAGGATCTTCCGGTGGGGGCAAGACGGTCGGCCTCGCGGCCGTGGTGCAGCCGGACGCGGTGGTCCGCCCGGACGGCGTGATCCACGGCATCGAGCGCCTTCTCGTGCCACGGTCCGTGCAGGAGGATTTCAACCGCCGGCGCAGTCTCGCCGCTATCTCCGCCGTGCTCCCCACCGGCGCCCCCGAGGTGGACCCCCGCACCCATCGCCTCAAGAAGCCGGCGCCGCCCGTCCCGGCCGGCGCTCCTCCCGTGCTCCCGATCTACGACGCCATGGCCCCAGGCCCGTCGCTGGCGCCCGCGCCCGCCCCCGGCCCGGGCTCCGGCAAGCACTGGTTCGACGGGGAGAGCCAGGTGAAGGACTTCATCCAGACCCTGCTCCTGTACGGCGGTTACAACGAGTTCGCCGACATCCTGGTGAACCTGACGTCGATGGCGACAGAGATGGGGCGGTTGGTGTCGGAAGGCTACGTGCTCACCGTCCTGGCCCCCAACGACGACGCCATGGCGCGGCTGACGACGGACCAGCTCAGCGAGCCCGGGGCACCGGAGACCATCATGTACTACCACCTCATCCCCGAGTACCAGACGGAGGAGAGCATGTACAACGCGGTCCGCCGGTTCGGGAAGGTGCGCTACGACACCCTGCGGGTGCCGCACAAGGTGGTCGCGAGGGAGGCCGACGGCTCCGTCAAGTTTGGCGCCGGCGAGGGCTCCGCCTACCTGTTCGACCCCGACATCTACACCGACGGCCGCATCTCCGTGCAGGGCATCGACGCCGTCCTCTTCCCTCCCGACGAGGACGCCCCTCCCGCCTCCCCGCTCTCCCCCGCCGCCCGCAAGGCCGAGCTCGCCCAGGTCAAGGCCAAGACCAAGCTCAAAGCCAAGCTCCGAAgag GGAAATTGTTGGAAATTGGATGCAGTTTGCTTGGGGTGTTGGGTCAAAGCTCTCACTTTGCCACTTGCCAATAG
- the LOC135636263 gene encoding calcium-dependent protein kinase 10-like isoform X1, translating to MGNACVGPSLLKNGFFQSVSATLWRSRLNKEALPAANNEAAGEGTSDAPAPAKPDVNAPQPVKIQNKQTEPPRLPEVEGKQASDIPLSNQPKKPTHVKRLSSVAGLQEEFILKHKTNSLKDVYSLGRKLGQGQFGTTYLCVEKETGKEYACKSILKRKLMTEEDVQDVRREIQIMHHLSGHPSVISIKGAYEDAVAVHVVMELCAGGELFDRIIQKGHYTERKAAELARVIVGVVEACHSMGVMHRDLKPENFLFVNQMEDSPLKTIDFGLSIFFRPGEIFTDVVGSPYYVAPEVLKKRYGREADVWSAGVIIYILLSGVPPFWAETEQGIFEEVLHGKLDFQSDPWPSISNSAKELVRKMLVRDPRRRLTAHDVLCHPWVQIDGVAPDKPLDSAVLSRLKQFSAMNKLKKMAIRVIAEHLSEDEIAGLKEMFKMIDTDNSGQITFEELKAGLERVGANLQESEIYALMQAADVDNSGTIDYGEFVAATLQLNKIEREDHLFMAFSYFDKDGSGYITQDELQQACEEFGIHDVQLDEMIREADQDNDGRIDYNEFVAMMNKGDAGFGKRGLQANFSIGFREALKLD from the exons ATGGGGAACGCATGTGTTGGGCCGAGCCTCTTGAAGAATGGATTTTTCCAATCGGTATCAGCTACTCTTTGGCGTAGTCGATTGAACAAGGAGGCTCTTCCAGCTGCCAATAATGAGGCTGCTGGTGAGGGGACCTCGGATGCGCCAGCACCAGCTAAACCGGATGTCAATGCTCCCCAACCAGTTAAGATCCAGAATAAACAGACTGAGCCACCCAGACTTCCAGAAGTGGAGGGCAAGCAGGCATCCGACATACCCTTGTCGAACCAACCCAAGAAGCCGACCCATGTCAAGAGACTCTCCAGTGTGGCAGGACTTCAGGAAGAGTTTATTTTGAAACACAAAACCAATAGTTTGAAGGATGTTTACAGCTTAGGACGGAAACTTGGGCAAGGACAATTCGGAACAACGTATCTTTGTGTGGAGAAGGAAACTGGCAAGGAGTATGCTTGCAAGTCCATTTTGAAGAGGAAATTGATGACAGAGGAGGATGTGCAGGATGTTAGGAGAGAGATCCAGATAATGCATCATTTGTCAGGTCACCCAAGTGTAATCTCCATCAAAGGGGCCTATGAAGATGCTGTGGCTGTCCATGTTGTCATGGAGTTGTGTGCTGGGGGTGAGTTATTTGATAGGATCATTCAGAAGGGGCATTACACAGAAAGAAAGGCAGCAGAGCTTGCAAGGGTGATTGTTGGAGTTGTGGAAGCTTGTCATTCGATGGGGGTCATGCATCGAGATCTCAAGcctgaaaattttcttttcgtCAATCAAATGGAGGATTCACCTCTTAAGACCATTGACTTTGGATTGTCAATCTTCTTCCGGCCAG GAGAGATATTTACTGATGTGGTTGGTAGCCCTTACTATGTTGCACCTGAAGTTCTGAAAAAACGGTATGGTCGAGAGGCAGATGTTTGGAGTGCTGGGGTGATCatttatattcttcttagtgGTGTTCCTCCATTTTGGGCTG AAACCGAGCAAGGTATATTTGAAGAGGTTTTACATGGTAAACTTGACTTTCAGTCAGATCCATGGCCCAGCATCTCAAACAgtgccaaagaacttgtaaggaaAATGCTTGTTAGGGACCCCAGGAGGCGGTTGACTGCTCATGACGTTTTGT GTCATCCATGGGTTCAGATTGATGGAGTGGCTCCTGACAAGCCTCTGGATTCTGCAGTTCTTTCTCgcttgaaacaattttctgccatgaacaaacttaaaaagatggCTATCAGA GTTATTGCTGAACACCTTTCCGAGGATGAAATTGCTGGCCTTAAGGAAATGTTTAAGATGATAGATACAGACAACAGTGGGCAGATAACATTTGAAGAACTCAAGGCTGGATTGGAAAGAGTTGGTGCTAATCTCCAGGAGTCGGAAATTTATGCACTTATGCAGGCG GCAGATGTTGATAACAGCGGCACAATCGACTATGGCGAGTTTGTTGCTGCCACTTTACAGCTAAATAAGATAGAGAGGGAGGATCATTTATTCATGGCCTTCTCATACTTCGACAAAGATGGGAGTGGTTACATAACTCAAGATGAACTGCAACAGGCTTGTGAAGAATTCGGCATACATGATGTGCAGCTGGATGAAATGATCCGAGAAGCGGATCAAGATAAT GACGGGCGTATAGACTACAATGAATTTGTAGCTATGATGAACAAAGGAGACGCCGGATTCGGCAAGAGAGGATTGCAGGCTAACTTCAGTATCGGCTTTAGGGAGGCGTTAAAGCTCGATTGA
- the LOC135636263 gene encoding calcium-dependent protein kinase 10-like isoform X2 produces MGNACVGPSLLKNGFFQSVSATLWRSRLNKEALPAANNEAAGEGTSDAPAPAKPDVNAPQPVKIQNKQTEPPRLPEVEGKQASDIPLSNQPKKPTHVKRLSSVAGLQEEFILKHKTNSLKDVYSLGRKLGQGQFGTTYLCVEKETGKEYACKSILKRKLMTEEDVQDVRREIQIMHHLSGHPSVISIKGAYEDAVAVHVVMELCAGGELFDRIIQKGHYTERKAAELARVIVGVVEACHSMGVMHRDLKPENFLFVNQMEDSPLKTIDFGLSIFFRPGEIFTDVVGSPYYVAPEVLKKRYGREADVWSAGVIIYILLSGVPPFWAETEQGIFEEVLHGKLDFQSDPWPSISNSAKELVRKMLVRDPRRRLTAHDVLCHPWVQIDGVAPDKPLDSAVLSRLKQFSAMNKLKKMAIRVIAEHLSEDEIAGLKEMFKMIDTDNSGQITFEELKAGLERVGANLQESEIYALMQAMLITAAQSTMASLLLPLYS; encoded by the exons ATGGGGAACGCATGTGTTGGGCCGAGCCTCTTGAAGAATGGATTTTTCCAATCGGTATCAGCTACTCTTTGGCGTAGTCGATTGAACAAGGAGGCTCTTCCAGCTGCCAATAATGAGGCTGCTGGTGAGGGGACCTCGGATGCGCCAGCACCAGCTAAACCGGATGTCAATGCTCCCCAACCAGTTAAGATCCAGAATAAACAGACTGAGCCACCCAGACTTCCAGAAGTGGAGGGCAAGCAGGCATCCGACATACCCTTGTCGAACCAACCCAAGAAGCCGACCCATGTCAAGAGACTCTCCAGTGTGGCAGGACTTCAGGAAGAGTTTATTTTGAAACACAAAACCAATAGTTTGAAGGATGTTTACAGCTTAGGACGGAAACTTGGGCAAGGACAATTCGGAACAACGTATCTTTGTGTGGAGAAGGAAACTGGCAAGGAGTATGCTTGCAAGTCCATTTTGAAGAGGAAATTGATGACAGAGGAGGATGTGCAGGATGTTAGGAGAGAGATCCAGATAATGCATCATTTGTCAGGTCACCCAAGTGTAATCTCCATCAAAGGGGCCTATGAAGATGCTGTGGCTGTCCATGTTGTCATGGAGTTGTGTGCTGGGGGTGAGTTATTTGATAGGATCATTCAGAAGGGGCATTACACAGAAAGAAAGGCAGCAGAGCTTGCAAGGGTGATTGTTGGAGTTGTGGAAGCTTGTCATTCGATGGGGGTCATGCATCGAGATCTCAAGcctgaaaattttcttttcgtCAATCAAATGGAGGATTCACCTCTTAAGACCATTGACTTTGGATTGTCAATCTTCTTCCGGCCAG GAGAGATATTTACTGATGTGGTTGGTAGCCCTTACTATGTTGCACCTGAAGTTCTGAAAAAACGGTATGGTCGAGAGGCAGATGTTTGGAGTGCTGGGGTGATCatttatattcttcttagtgGTGTTCCTCCATTTTGGGCTG AAACCGAGCAAGGTATATTTGAAGAGGTTTTACATGGTAAACTTGACTTTCAGTCAGATCCATGGCCCAGCATCTCAAACAgtgccaaagaacttgtaaggaaAATGCTTGTTAGGGACCCCAGGAGGCGGTTGACTGCTCATGACGTTTTGT GTCATCCATGGGTTCAGATTGATGGAGTGGCTCCTGACAAGCCTCTGGATTCTGCAGTTCTTTCTCgcttgaaacaattttctgccatgaacaaacttaaaaagatggCTATCAGA GTTATTGCTGAACACCTTTCCGAGGATGAAATTGCTGGCCTTAAGGAAATGTTTAAGATGATAGATACAGACAACAGTGGGCAGATAACATTTGAAGAACTCAAGGCTGGATTGGAAAGAGTTGGTGCTAATCTCCAGGAGTCGGAAATTTATGCACTTATGCAGGCG ATGTTGATAACAGCGGCACAATCGACTATGGCGAGTTTGTTGCTGCCACTTTACAGCTAA